A part of Clostridia bacterium genomic DNA contains:
- a CDS encoding chitobiase/beta-hexosaminidase C-terminal domain-containing protein has product MKNKKFMRTLSMIVAIAMCLTILPAVALAGSQDWLEASFYDNNRMESYGYGTVDGNLTLNEAGEAKLSVSGFFSVSQNCTIKEVWLVDSETKANKYNLLTPSYGGENECQVFQGDGDWGVDIWIQNITIPNAQKGDYRLKVVTSNGTYISDEYEDEYYHTDGIVHITDEIATVISITTETLPAGFAKVAYNEMLRGSYVSSWSAVGLPEGLSLDAASGAISGTPAEDGTYSVTVTATDSKGESVSKTFTLEIKPAPKYTVTYRLNGAADYTGAYDPVTVEAGTRIKLPAAPQRGGYTFEGWGYGSKIYQPGDRYTVKGSINFIARWSEKPAVTAVVPDSLKDLPGYMWIQAYFGDSGSYYMVSVSEGVATLSSWYFSDGRTFSKLELYAYVNGERTIIGEYNGEVSDDSGEIALTSKGLSLAALNDFNVVGLTRPEDYRGYSGSLYMKDGERLYTPCIVTSDFSQSGKVTLSITPNRDSENYAAYDWDNKEGYTYSFDAASGVLNVTVPKIAPPSANVSGTVTVAGVGKRLAGVKVVASQNYKNMYRTCSAVTDENGAFSLSLYPGVSAYVQVYSGESNLSLYSGYNIDSPSNGAEYDIKVNSVNLKTNMKIQAKEGNEDVLKKYFNTGAHIVNITISGGGNTDKASMGVHVYSDAMFMSSTDTLNRTAAEDSVTVSVSSDAFEPTAAVTADVSTSRGEASFTLVPRPGVVVDLKAAFTVPAVLAWYDASGAFIDKSTAFSLTSYKRTFAFTAPSGAGSYKIALVPGAYESYLNDETGFDALPETIKTWSVTLEAGTITELEGVTADERATNNAVYVTKPGSTLYASQESFSSAGELVAFSGEIGLDSGINDGRLTSLRLRTGVRDRDHGWTCYNSAPVQAIVINGEDYTDKLSYAYHTDSYRMSGIDIELPCEYTIYCIPGSLELDMDVTLSADVNYNGGSTRQYYQLIGNAIVKRPGAYLDTLSTYVNRDTVMVSGRALPNEEVTVFDNGAGAGKAVADRWGDWTAEVTLTDVSDTGSTVHILTSLSASGEESDELWVFHNPEGPQLTSFTMTWTEHVTKTINVGEPYNFYGSSMRDVSFDAVFDNPDALEIMSEWGEDVKAVTKVFTNDGEIRFLPMTQSGDTFTGTVDTALRDSITYAELMYIPRSEPEEWDANTVETVAYDRTMDASEIAPDTGSVEELTSEDDWSVTFDGNVPTFSGNDDGLDAAAFARAADVAAQRGLKLNYIRMKHDVSGADNGTIAWLNAIHNERMADEGEDTLIFNFSGQLASEAAFNNAKSNIQKIAEDTHGTENVLPYQITDDAGHTVYRYIITDAWQEDGEIAYCTYFINASFMIDRSDPSDVSYYVFMTAQLTKDFYGYLINLNEPKAELRESDTEASLAYAEYSEGQSGPAYGWPQEHTYENNPLEGYGSGEHTPDEFHGEFDFDEQESYYQQESNSESALGYGSAGFGTAGVGPCGTIGTLLGLPAWAQANQRRERYRNYVKDMKREINEVLPNNPCYQALSETQLSTFKEQLHIFETTCNRFDFSSGAAELTDVAIVGASVWGGFAKLGWKAGAKLALGSFATGTVINTSCSNAMREVATEYVKTYKMIDSMCRARASQMRDPNCKKDEKSSSSSSSSTPRTSDGKPTPQNNDPSGVVYEGVIENPVSGAQVTLYYAADSYGNIVKEATTTDSATGRKTGTGNIEFGKTITGLNAADDVRFLMPQEAVQITGEDGRFGWGVPEGLWFVSAEYAGLSGTSVGDTAATVTVSGVTLNGLNVTKLLPVLPVQLEVNIPIVDETAPEVEDVLYTSEGIYVTFTKYMEDTANGAASVLYAANYTLSNDGGDITGFTVEAAVQGHTPANIAGEAVRTYTKTVLIAPASGSAFEGDVTLSVAGTVESYAGTPMGEQYTGTGTAADKEKLAAPVLSPASGEVERGSAVTVTAPEGATVYYTTDGSTPTTESPVCDGSIAIKGDMTIKAIAVKAGFNDSAVASGTYTTPKTLIRTLSATVRSSGGGSVEGLEFTFTGKDTLGGSINRTVKVMNGKLSMIGVPEGTYTLAFAGDDDFSASTQNVTVGSNPISLMITLVKKPSQKITVTDTVTGEKMSYLYEGDKITVSGVVSTAAPVYVAVYDKTGKMISVDILTSPSSADVTGGNSAKLIWLNKAGFIAKVKCIEIKLK; this is encoded by the coding sequence ATGAAAAACAAGAAGTTCATGCGCACGCTGTCGATGATAGTCGCGATAGCCATGTGCCTTACGATACTGCCTGCGGTGGCGCTGGCCGGAAGTCAGGACTGGCTTGAAGCAAGCTTCTACGACAACAACCGAATGGAGAGTTATGGCTACGGAACTGTAGACGGCAATCTCACCTTAAATGAGGCAGGGGAGGCCAAGCTGTCCGTTTCCGGTTTTTTCAGTGTTTCGCAGAACTGCACCATAAAAGAGGTGTGGCTTGTGGACAGTGAGACAAAAGCCAACAAGTATAATCTCTTGACGCCTTCATACGGCGGAGAGAACGAATGTCAGGTATTTCAGGGCGACGGCGACTGGGGCGTTGATATCTGGATACAGAACATAACGATACCGAACGCCCAGAAGGGCGACTACCGCCTTAAAGTCGTCACCTCGAACGGGACGTATATTTCCGACGAATATGAAGACGAGTATTACCACACTGACGGCATAGTACATATTACGGACGAGATAGCGACGGTGATTTCGATAACTACGGAGACGCTTCCCGCGGGATTTGCCAAGGTCGCTTATAACGAAATGCTTCGCGGATCATATGTAAGCTCTTGGTCGGCTGTCGGTTTGCCCGAAGGTCTTTCGCTTGACGCCGCTTCGGGCGCGATAAGCGGAACGCCCGCCGAGGACGGCACGTACAGCGTTACAGTTACTGCGACTGACAGCAAGGGCGAAAGCGTTTCAAAGACGTTTACGCTCGAAATAAAGCCTGCGCCTAAGTATACCGTTACTTACAGGCTTAACGGAGCAGCCGATTATACCGGCGCATACGACCCCGTAACAGTTGAGGCGGGCACGAGGATAAAGCTTCCCGCCGCGCCGCAGCGCGGGGGATATACCTTCGAGGGCTGGGGCTACGGAAGCAAGATCTATCAGCCCGGCGACAGATATACCGTAAAGGGCAGCATAAACTTTATCGCCCGCTGGTCGGAAAAGCCTGCCGTAACCGCAGTTGTGCCGGATTCTTTAAAAGACCTGCCCGGATATATGTGGATCCAGGCATATTTCGGAGACTCGGGAAGCTATTACATGGTTTCTGTTTCAGAAGGCGTTGCAACGCTTTCATCGTGGTATTTCTCCGACGGCAGGACATTTTCAAAGCTTGAGCTTTACGCTTACGTAAACGGCGAACGCACCATTATAGGCGAATATAACGGCGAAGTAAGCGACGACTCCGGCGAGATCGCGCTTACGTCAAAGGGGCTTTCGCTTGCCGCATTGAACGATTTTAACGTAGTTGGGCTTACGCGCCCCGAGGATTACCGCGGATACTCCGGAAGCCTCTATATGAAAGACGGCGAGCGCCTTTATACGCCGTGCATCGTAACGAGCGATTTTTCTCAGAGCGGCAAAGTTACGCTTTCCATCACGCCTAACCGCGACTCGGAAAACTACGCGGCATACGACTGGGACAATAAAGAGGGATATACGTATTCGTTTGACGCCGCGTCGGGCGTGCTTAACGTCACGGTGCCGAAGATCGCTCCTCCGTCTGCCAATGTAAGCGGCACGGTGACGGTCGCGGGAGTCGGCAAGCGTTTGGCCGGCGTAAAAGTCGTGGCGTCGCAGAATTATAAGAATATGTACCGCACATGTTCGGCCGTGACGGACGAAAACGGCGCATTTTCGCTTTCGCTTTATCCCGGCGTAAGCGCTTACGTACAAGTATATTCGGGCGAAAGCAATCTCAGTCTTTATTCGGGATACAACATAGATTCGCCCTCGAACGGCGCTGAATATGACATTAAGGTAAACTCCGTAAATCTTAAAACGAATATGAAAATACAGGCGAAAGAGGGCAATGAGGACGTACTTAAAAAATATTTCAACACCGGCGCTCACATAGTAAACATAACGATAAGCGGAGGAGGCAATACCGATAAAGCTTCAATGGGTGTGCACGTCTACTCCGACGCGATGTTTATGAGTTCAACGGACACCTTGAACCGTACGGCCGCCGAGGACAGCGTGACTGTTTCCGTAAGCTCCGATGCATTCGAGCCTACGGCGGCTGTGACGGCTGACGTATCGACCTCGCGCGGCGAAGCGTCGTTTACGCTCGTGCCGAGGCCGGGCGTGGTGGTAGACCTTAAAGCCGCGTTCACCGTTCCCGCCGTTTTGGCGTGGTACGACGCTTCGGGAGCATTCATAGATAAAAGCACGGCCTTTTCCCTGACAAGTTACAAAAGAACGTTTGCGTTTACAGCTCCGTCGGGGGCGGGCAGCTACAAAATCGCTCTCGTGCCCGGCGCGTATGAAAGCTATCTTAACGACGAGACGGGCTTTGACGCCCTTCCCGAGACCATAAAGACGTGGAGCGTAACGCTCGAGGCGGGAACGATAACCGAGCTTGAAGGCGTGACCGCCGACGAGCGCGCGACAAATAACGCCGTTTACGTTACTAAGCCCGGCTCAACGCTTTATGCAAGCCAGGAGAGCTTCTCGAGCGCAGGCGAGCTTGTGGCCTTCTCGGGCGAGATAGGTCTTGACAGCGGCATAAACGACGGCAGACTTACGAGTCTCAGGCTGCGTACCGGCGTTCGCGACCGCGATCATGGCTGGACCTGCTATAACAGCGCTCCCGTACAGGCGATCGTAATAAACGGTGAAGATTATACCGACAAGCTGTCGTATGCTTATCACACCGACTCATATCGTATGAGCGGCATCGATATAGAGCTGCCGTGCGAATATACGATATACTGCATCCCCGGAAGCCTTGAACTCGATATGGACGTAACGCTTTCGGCAGATGTTAATTATAACGGCGGCAGTACGAGACAGTATTATCAGCTTATAGGCAATGCCATAGTAAAGCGGCCGGGCGCATATCTCGATACGCTTTCGACTTACGTGAACCGCGATACCGTGATGGTATCGGGACGCGCGCTGCCAAACGAAGAAGTAACGGTATTTGACAACGGCGCGGGCGCGGGCAAGGCTGTGGCCGACAGATGGGGCGACTGGACGGCGGAAGTAACTCTTACCGACGTAAGTGACACTGGATCTACGGTGCATATCCTCACCTCGCTTTCCGCATCGGGCGAAGAAAGCGACGAGCTTTGGGTATTCCACAATCCAGAGGGCCCGCAGCTTACAAGCTTTACGATGACGTGGACGGAGCATGTCACTAAGACTATCAACGTGGGCGAGCCGTACAACTTCTACGGCAGCTCGATGCGCGACGTATCGTTTGACGCCGTGTTCGACAACCCCGACGCGCTTGAAATAATGAGCGAGTGGGGAGAGGACGTAAAGGCCGTAACGAAGGTATTTACAAACGACGGCGAGATACGCTTCCTTCCGATGACGCAAAGCGGCGATACGTTCACCGGCACGGTAGATACGGCGCTCAGGGATTCGATAACGTACGCCGAGCTGATGTATATACCGAGGAGCGAACCCGAAGAGTGGGATGCTAACACCGTTGAGACGGTCGCATACGACCGCACGATGGACGCGTCGGAGATCGCGCCCGATACGGGAAGCGTGGAGGAGCTTACGTCAGAGGACGACTGGAGCGTTACGTTTGACGGCAACGTGCCCACCTTCAGCGGCAATGACGACGGCCTTGACGCTGCGGCGTTCGCTCGCGCGGCCGACGTCGCGGCACAGCGCGGACTTAAGCTCAACTATATAAGGATGAAGCACGACGTGAGCGGCGCGGATAACGGCACGATAGCGTGGCTCAACGCGATCCACAACGAGAGAATGGCCGACGAGGGCGAAGATACCCTGATATTTAACTTCAGCGGACAGCTTGCATCGGAGGCGGCTTTCAATAACGCGAAATCAAATATCCAAAAGATCGCCGAGGACACGCACGGCACCGAGAACGTACTGCCTTATCAGATAACCGACGACGCGGGCCATACGGTGTACCGCTATATCATAACGGACGCATGGCAGGAGGACGGAGAGATCGCATACTGCACGTACTTTATAAACGCGTCGTTCATGATCGACCGCTCCGACCCCTCTGATGTGTCGTATTACGTATTCATGACGGCACAGCTTACGAAGGACTTCTACGGTTATCTTATAAACTTAAACGAACCCAAGGCAGAGTTAAGAGAGAGCGATACCGAGGCTTCGCTTGCGTACGCCGAGTATTCGGAGGGGCAGAGCGGCCCCGCATACGGCTGGCCTCAGGAGCATACGTACGAGAACAATCCTCTCGAAGGATACGGTTCGGGTGAGCATACGCCCGATGAGTTCCACGGAGAATTCGATTTTGACGAACAGGAGAGCTATTATCAGCAGGAGAGTAATAGCGAATCGGCTCTGGGATATGGCAGTGCCGGCTTCGGTACGGCCGGCGTGGGCCCCTGCGGCACGATAGGCACGCTGCTCGGTCTGCCGGCGTGGGCGCAGGCAAATCAGCGCAGGGAGCGTTACAGAAACTACGTTAAGGACATGAAGCGCGAGATAAACGAAGTGCTTCCCAATAATCCGTGTTATCAGGCTCTCTCCGAGACGCAGCTTTCAACCTTCAAGGAGCAGCTCCACATATTCGAGACTACGTGCAACCGCTTTGATTTCAGCTCCGGCGCGGCCGAGCTTACCGACGTGGCAATAGTCGGCGCAAGCGTTTGGGGCGGCTTTGCAAAGCTTGGTTGGAAGGCAGGCGCAAAGCTTGCGCTCGGAAGCTTTGCCACGGGTACCGTTATAAACACGAGCTGCTCGAACGCAATGAGAGAGGTCGCAACAGAGTATGTAAAGACGTATAAAATGATAGACAGCATGTGCCGCGCGCGCGCGTCGCAGATGCGTGACCCGAACTGCAAGAAGGATGAAAAGTCCAGCTCAAGCAGCAGCAGCTCAACTCCGCGCACATCCGACGGAAAACCCACCCCGCAGAATAACGACCCCTCCGGCGTAGTTTACGAGGGCGTTATAGAAAATCCCGTTTCGGGCGCTCAGGTAACGCTTTACTACGCGGCCGACTCATACGGCAACATCGTTAAAGAAGCGACGACTACCGACTCCGCTACGGGCAGAAAGACGGGCACGGGCAATATCGAGTTCGGAAAGACGATAACCGGACTTAACGCGGCCGACGACGTGAGATTCTTAATGCCGCAGGAGGCTGTACAGATAACGGGCGAGGACGGACGCTTCGGCTGGGGCGTTCCCGAGGGACTTTGGTTCGTTTCCGCCGAATACGCGGGTCTGAGCGGCACGAGCGTAGGCGATACGGCGGCGACCGTGACCGTATCGGGAGTGACCCTGAACGGACTTAACGTGACTAAGCTGCTTCCGGTGCTCCCCGTACAGCTTGAGGTAAACATACCCATAGTTGACGAGACGGCGCCCGAGGTAGAGGACGTTTTATACACTAGCGAGGGCATTTACGTTACGTTCACGAAGTACATGGAGGATACGGCAAACGGCGCAGCCTCCGTACTGTACGCCGCAAACTACACTCTCTCAAATGACGGCGGCGACATAACGGGCTTCACCGTTGAAGCGGCCGTGCAGGGACATACGCCCGCAAATATAGCAGGCGAGGCAGTAAGAACGTACACCAAGACGGTACTCATCGCTCCCGCGTCGGGCAGCGCATTTGAGGGCGACGTAACGCTTAGTGTGGCGGGCACGGTAGAAAGCTACGCAGGCACGCCGATGGGTGAACAGTACACGGGCACCGGTACGGCGGCCGATAAAGAAAAGCTTGCGGCTCCCGTGCTCTCTCCCGCATCGGGAGAAGTTGAGCGCGGCAGCGCGGTAACGGTCACGGCGCCGGAGGGTGCGACCGTTTATTATACGACCGATGGCAGCACGCCCACTACCGAAAGCCCCGTTTGTGACGGTTCTATCGCGATAAAGGGCGACATGACGATAAAGGCGATAGCCGTAAAGGCGGGCTTTAACGACAGCGCAGTCGCATCCGGCACGTATACTACGCCAAAGACGCTTATTCGCACTCTGAGCGCGACCGTAAGATCTTCGGGCGGCGGCTCGGTAGAGGGACTTGAATTTACGTTTACGGGCAAGGATACGTTGGGCGGAAGCATAAACCGCACCGTCAAGGTAATGAACGGCAAATTAAGCATGATCGGCGTACCTGAAGGCACGTACACGCTCGCTTTTGCGGGAGACGACGATTTCTCCGCAAGCACGCAGAACGTGACCGTAGGCAGCAATCCCATAAGCCTTATGATTACGCTCGTAAAGAAGCCGTCTCAAAAGATCACGGTAACGGATACTGTTACCGGCGAGAAAATGTCGTATCTTTACGAAGGCGACAAGATAACGGTATCGGGCGTTGTTTCGACAGCAGCTCCCGTATACGTTGCCGTTTACGACAAGACCGGCAAGATGATCTCCGTTGATATACTGACGTCGCCGTCTTCGGCAGACGTGACCGGCGGAAACAGCGCAAAGCTCATTTGGCTCAACAAAGCGGGCTTTATCGCAAAAGTAAAATGCATTGAGATAAAATTAAAATAA
- a CDS encoding serine acetyltransferase — MENNTRKLVDAILESYGQYKPICRLDAENILNKQIIIEVLEKVRKLLFPGFFEISKTRSDYIEYAVGDQIEFIEYNLRRQIARALGSSGAHGDKSYAELFSEAGGIVYDFLSQIPKIREYLNTDVQAAFNGDPAATSTDEIIFSYPGLFAITVYRIAHELYLLKVPMIPRIMTEYAHSETGIDIHPGATIGRYFFIDHGTGIVVGETTEIGDNVKIYQGVTLGAKSTRKGQLLRGVKRHPTIGDNVTIYSGTTILGGDTVIGSGATIGGNSFILSSVSAGTTVSVKNPPLEFSGGLSQNAANGEFWDWVI; from the coding sequence ATGGAGAACAACACGAGAAAGCTTGTAGACGCGATTTTGGAAAGCTACGGACAATATAAGCCCATATGCCGATTGGACGCCGAAAACATTCTCAATAAGCAGATAATAATTGAGGTGCTTGAAAAAGTGAGAAAGCTTCTCTTCCCCGGCTTTTTTGAGATAAGCAAGACGCGCTCCGACTACATTGAATATGCAGTCGGCGATCAAATAGAATTTATAGAGTATAATCTTCGCAGGCAGATAGCGCGCGCTTTGGGAAGCAGCGGCGCGCACGGCGACAAGAGCTACGCAGAGCTTTTTTCGGAAGCGGGCGGCATAGTTTATGATTTTCTGTCGCAGATACCGAAAATACGCGAATATCTTAATACCGACGTGCAGGCGGCTTTCAACGGCGACCCCGCCGCAACGAGCACCGACGAGATAATCTTTTCATATCCCGGCCTTTTTGCAATAACCGTTTACCGCATAGCGCACGAGCTCTATCTTTTAAAGGTGCCGATGATACCGCGTATAATGACCGAGTATGCGCACAGCGAGACGGGCATTGACATACACCCCGGCGCAACTATAGGAAGATACTTCTTCATCGACCACGGCACGGGCATAGTTGTCGGCGAGACCACCGAAATAGGCGACAACGTAAAGATATATCAGGGCGTAACGTTAGGCGCAAAGTCCACGAGAAAAGGACAGCTTCTTCGCGGCGTAAAGCGTCATCCAACCATCGGCGACAACGTGACCATCTATTCGGGCACTACTATTTTAGGCGGCGACACCGTAATAGGCAGCGGCGCGACGATAGGCGGCAACTCCTTTATTTTAAGCTCCGTATCCGCCGGAACGACCGTAAGCGTAAAAAATCCCCCGCTTGAATTCAGCGGAGGACTTTCACAAAACGCCGCAAACGGCGAATTTTGGGACTGGGTAATTTAA
- a CDS encoding TetM/TetW/TetO/TetS family tetracycline resistance ribosomal protection protein codes for MRRTVIGMLAHVDAGKTTLSEAMLYLTGTIRKIGRVDHGNAFFDNFALERARGITIFSKQASIVIKDLCVTLLDTPGHVDFSAETERTLDVLDCAVLLVSASEGVQSHTLTLWNLLKKRAIPTFIFVNKTDASERTKSEMLSELSNKLGGVFFDCEAPDLESIAVSSEKMLDEYLETGKISKAAIKAEVAARNVFACCFGAALKLTGVDALMQAIYDLAPETQKKDGFGAKVFKISRDERGARITHMKITGGKLKVRDTLSLDGREEKITQIRIYSGAKFTTADEAEAGQIASVLGLNFTYPGLSLGCEEESAAAVLEPVMTYSVLFPPDINVHDAVEKLMQLSEEDPKLGLVWDESLKELRVQIMGSVQLDILKEVIHERFNINVTFGAGRIIYRETIAAPSEGVGHYEPLRHYAEVHLILSPLPEGSGLIFDSVCSEDDLDKNWQRLILTHLREKRHKGVLTGSDITDMKISLASGRASVKHTDGGDFREATYRAVRQGLMRAESVLLEPWYDFRIELPRESLGRALNDLELMGAKVDAPDASADHAVVTGQAAVSKIGEYPDELASFTHGLGRIFLSFCAYRPCVEPKKAIASAAYDPEADIYNTADSIFCEGGTAFLVKWNEVEKYMHLESALSQKKPKSTPVRPKTYTKRDFSDDELMAVFENVYGPVKTDRYLAMKPTEKKKESDAQKYVSKNKKSGPDYLLVDGYNIIFAWDGLRAVSERSMDAARETLIRIMQNYSAYKRQNVILVFDAYKVKGGAEHMTKHGNVTVVFTKEAQTADQYIEKTAGRLSKEHNVRVATSDGLEQLIILGQGALRIPASQFEAEVAGVMMDMRGHLSDKKSAPLRIRDLFEKE; via the coding sequence ATGAGAAGAACGGTGATAGGAATGCTCGCGCATGTTGACGCGGGAAAAACGACTCTGTCCGAGGCGATGCTCTATCTTACGGGCACGATACGAAAGATCGGGCGCGTCGATCACGGCAATGCGTTTTTTGACAATTTCGCGCTTGAACGCGCGCGCGGCATAACGATATTCTCTAAGCAGGCTTCTATTGTTATAAAAGACCTCTGCGTCACGCTGCTTGACACTCCGGGGCATGTTGATTTCTCTGCCGAAACGGAGAGAACGCTCGACGTGCTTGACTGCGCCGTGCTGCTTGTAAGCGCGTCGGAGGGCGTTCAAAGCCATACGCTCACACTGTGGAATCTTTTGAAAAAGCGCGCCATACCGACTTTTATATTCGTAAATAAGACGGACGCAAGCGAGCGCACGAAAAGCGAGATGCTCTCGGAGCTTTCAAATAAGCTTGGCGGCGTGTTTTTCGACTGCGAGGCCCCCGACCTTGAAAGCATTGCCGTTTCCTCGGAAAAAATGCTCGACGAGTACCTTGAAACGGGAAAAATATCAAAAGCTGCGATAAAAGCCGAAGTAGCGGCAAGAAATGTATTTGCGTGCTGCTTCGGCGCGGCGTTAAAGCTAACGGGCGTCGATGCTCTTATGCAGGCGATATACGATCTCGCGCCCGAAACGCAAAAAAAAGACGGCTTTGGCGCAAAAGTATTTAAAATATCGCGCGACGAACGCGGAGCCAGGATAACTCATATGAAGATAACGGGAGGGAAGCTAAAGGTACGCGATACGCTGAGCTTAGACGGCCGCGAGGAGAAAATAACGCAGATAAGAATATACTCAGGCGCAAAATTCACGACTGCCGACGAGGCTGAAGCGGGCCAGATCGCGTCCGTGCTGGGGCTTAATTTCACTTATCCCGGCCTTTCGCTGGGATGCGAGGAGGAAAGCGCCGCCGCTGTGCTTGAACCCGTTATGACATACAGCGTTCTGTTCCCTCCGGACATAAACGTTCACGATGCGGTCGAAAAGCTCATGCAGCTTTCGGAGGAGGATCCGAAGCTGGGTCTTGTGTGGGACGAAAGTCTAAAGGAGCTTCGCGTACAGATAATGGGCAGCGTGCAGCTTGATATCCTTAAAGAAGTAATACACGAACGATTCAATATTAACGTGACGTTCGGCGCCGGCAGGATAATTTACCGCGAGACGATAGCCGCGCCTTCGGAGGGAGTCGGTCATTACGAGCCGCTCAGGCATTACGCCGAGGTACATCTCATACTTTCGCCTTTGCCCGAAGGCAGCGGCCTCATATTTGACAGTGTCTGCTCCGAGGATGATTTAGACAAAAACTGGCAGAGGCTCATACTTACTCATCTTAGGGAAAAACGCCATAAAGGCGTGCTTACGGGCTCAGATATTACGGATATGAAGATCTCGCTTGCATCGGGACGCGCAAGCGTAAAGCATACGGACGGCGGCGATTTCAGAGAGGCGACGTACAGAGCCGTAAGGCAGGGCCTTATGCGCGCCGAAAGCGTTCTTTTGGAGCCGTGGTACGATTTCAGAATAGAGCTTCCGCGCGAAAGCTTGGGCAGGGCTTTAAACGATCTTGAGCTTATGGGCGCGAAGGTGGACGCGCCGGACGCTTCGGCGGATCACGCCGTTGTTACGGGGCAGGCCGCCGTATCGAAAATAGGGGAATATCCCGACGAGCTTGCATCTTTTACGCACGGCCTCGGACGCATTTTTCTTTCGTTCTGCGCGTACCGCCCGTGCGTTGAGCCGAAAAAGGCCATAGCATCGGCAGCCTACGATCCGGAAGCTGATATATATAATACAGCCGACAGCATCTTTTGCGAGGGCGGCACGGCTTTTTTGGTAAAGTGGAACGAGGTAGAAAAATATATGCACCTTGAGAGCGCGCTTTCTCAAAAAAAGCCAAAAAGTACACCCGTAAGGCCGAAAACTTATACGAAACGCGACTTTTCCGACGATGAACTTATGGCCGTGTTTGAAAATGTTTACGGCCCAGTGAAGACTGACCGTTATCTTGCAATGAAGCCGACAGAGAAGAAAAAAGAGTCGGACGCTCAAAAATACGTTTCAAAGAATAAAAAAAGCGGCCCGGATTATCTTTTGGTGGACGGCTACAATATAATCTTTGCGTGGGACGGACTTCGCGCCGTATCGGAAAGAAGCATGGACGCCGCCAGGGAGACGCTTATCCGCATAATGCAGAATTACTCGGCGTATAAGCGCCAAAATGTCATTCTCGTTTTCGACGCGTATAAGGTCAAGGGCGGCGCCGAGCATATGACGAAGCACGGGAATGTGACCGTTGTTTTCACAAAAGAGGCGCAGACTGCCGATCAATATATCGAAAAGACGGCGGGCAGGCTCTCAAAGGAGCATAACGTGAGAGTAGCAACGTCAGACGGACTAGAACAGCTTATAATTTTAGGGCAGGGCGCGCTTAGGATACCTGCGTCTCAATTTGAAGCCGAGGTGGCAGGAGTAATGATGGATATGCGCGGCCATTTAAGCGATAAAAAGAGCGCGCCGCTGAGAATTAGAGATCTGTTTGAAAAAGAGTAG